The Pirellulales bacterium genome includes the window GGCGATCCCCAGCTTTATCGAAGTTCTCAAACGACGGCCTGAAATTTTGCTTGTCGTCGGCACGCGCGTGCGACTGCTTGGTCACGACATCCGTCGCCGGCCAATTCGCCGGCTACTGGGGCGTTTTTTCGCCTCAGCCGCTTCATGGACGCTTCGAATTCGCATTCGCGATACCCAATGCGGAGCGAAACTGTTTCGTGCCACGCCAGAAATGCTCGCTATTTTTGCCGAGTCTTTTCGCTCGCGTTGGATCTTTGATGTCGAACTGTTGGCGCGATTGATTGCCATTCGACCTCAGGCTTCTAGGATGGCAGTTTCAAGCCTACTTTACGAACTGCCGCTCGATTTTTGGGAAGACGTTGCAGGCTCGCGGCTCAAGCGAAGCGACTTTGTGAAGGCAATCGGCGACCTGGTACAGATCTGGTGGCAGTATCTCCGACCTGGCGCATCCGCGTATTCTTCCCCATTTGAGTTGCCCGCGACCGAACGTCGCCGCGCGGCTTGAGCGACGGTTCATCGCTGCGCGTCCCGCCCGCCATCGGCTAAGGCCGCTTTACACGCCAGAACCAATACCATTCCGTGCTTCGGGAACTCTGGGTAGCGACATAACACGACCGTTTCGGGCGGCAATTTGCCATACAGTTCTGCGTAGTGCGCTTCGGTCGTTACCAAAAACGCATCCGACGAGCCTTTCAGGAAGTTGGCCACTTGGTCCGGATTCTTGCACGACTCGATCCGCGTATTCGTATAATAGACTAAACTGGGACGGAAGTATCCATATTGTGCTACGCTCGGTTCGCGCGTCGCAAGGCATCGAATGTTTTCGGCGATCAGCGGACTCGGTTGATGACGATCGACCTTCACGGCGACTCCAGCC containing:
- a CDS encoding glycosyltransferase, with protein sequence MTSAIIVVPCYNEAQRLKVARFHDFASGLPGVRFLMVNDGSRDDTLSRLHQLAAADPNHFSVLNLPRNGGKAEAIRQGVLYAMKERPDFVGYWDADLATPLEAIPSFIEVLKRRPEILLVVGTRVRLLGHDIRRRPIRRLLGRFFASAASWTLRIRIRDTQCGAKLFRATPEMLAIFAESFRSRWIFDVELLARLIAIRPQASRMAVSSLLYELPLDFWEDVAGSRLKRSDFVKAIGDLVQIWWQYLRPGASAYSSPFELPATERRRAA